A region of the Nitrospirota bacterium genome:
CGAGGCGGCCTTCTATCAGCAACCCGCAGAAACCATCTCCACGACGCTCGCGCGACTCGACACCGTGGCCCAGGAGCTTGAGGCCTGCTACGCGCGGTGGGAGGCGCTGGAAACCCAGGCCACGGCGGCCGATTGCACATGAACACGCGGTGCATCGTGAGTCCGCAGCGTACGTCGCGGTGACCACGGGACGTGGGGCGGGGGTTGGGCCATTGACGGCCAACCTCCTCAAACGGTATAAAGCGCTCGCCACCGCGAAGGGCCGTCGCGAGTCCGGCCTGTTCCTGGTCGAGGGGCACCGGGCCATCAAGCAGATCATCGCGAGTCGCCCGGACGCGATCGTCGAGATCCTGGCAACCGAGGAACTCGCTCCGCGATACCGCGGACAAGCCGTCCGGATCGTCAGCCAGCGTCAATGCGAGTCGATCTGTTCGACCAAGACACCGCAGGGAGCCGTCGCGGTGGTTCACCAGCCGGCCAATGTCGACGCGGATCGTCTGCCCGAACCGGTGGGCACGCACGTGTTGCTGTTGGAGGACGTGCAGGATCCCGGGAACGTCGGCACCTTGGTGCGTACCGCGGCGGCGTTCAACTACTCGGGCGTGGTGCTGAGCGACGGGTGTGCGGATCCGTTTTCGCCGAAGAGCGTTCAGGCCGCCAGTGGGACCGTGCTGTCGGTCTGGATTCGGCGGACCCGGACGTATCTGGGTCTCGTGAAGGCGTTGAAGGACTGCGGGTATCTCGTGGCCACGGCCGACGTCCACGGGGAGGACGAGCCATCCGTCTTGCGTGACCGAGATCGGTTGTTGTTTGCGATCGGCAACGAGGCCTCGGGCCCGTCGCCCGCGTTGATCGCGCTGTCCGACCATCGTTTCAGAATTCCGGTGCGCGGGGAGCGGGCGGAGTCATTGAACGTAGCCGCGTGCGGCGCAATCGGCATGTACCTGAGTTCACGGCTCGCGTGAGCCACGATGGCATTTCAACCATTGGACCGCGTCCGGCGGGACCATCCGTCCCCGCCTGAAGACAGGAGCGTGATGAGCACCAAACCCAAAACTCAGAACATGGCGTTGTTTTGCGATTTCGAGAACGTGGCGCTCGGCGTGCGTGACGCCAAGTACGCCGAATTCGACATTCAGAAAGTCTTGGAACGCCTGCTCCTCAAGGGCAACATCGTGGTGAAGAAAGCCTACTGCGACTGGGAACGGTACAAAGAGTTCAAGAAGGTCATGCACGAGGCGGCGTTCGAATTGATCGAGATCCCCCACGTTCGCCAATCCGGGAAGAACTCGGCCGATATCCGGATGGTGGTGGACGCCCTCGACCTCTGCTACACCAAGGCGCACGTCG
Encoded here:
- a CDS encoding RNA methyltransferase, which codes for MHRESAAYVAVTTGRGAGVGPLTANLLKRYKALATAKGRRESGLFLVEGHRAIKQIIASRPDAIVEILATEELAPRYRGQAVRIVSQRQCESICSTKTPQGAVAVVHQPANVDADRLPEPVGTHVLLLEDVQDPGNVGTLVRTAAAFNYSGVVLSDGCADPFSPKSVQAASGTVLSVWIRRTRTYLGLVKALKDCGYLVATADVHGEDEPSVLRDRDRLLFAIGNEASGPSPALIALSDHRFRIPVRGERAESLNVAACGAIGMYLSSRLA